The Vitis riparia cultivar Riparia Gloire de Montpellier isolate 1030 chromosome 10, EGFV_Vit.rip_1.0, whole genome shotgun sequence genome includes a region encoding these proteins:
- the LOC117924150 gene encoding uncharacterized protein LOC117924150 → MAEATIMVLKDVDLGCKRCHKKIKKLLNKIPEILDWTFFEKENAVMIKVVSSSPENIKKQLLSEGGETIKKIEVLEKKPKPPADKPKGAEEKPPTPVRGCPPFYPTGVCCNCKPCSEGRGGSPCHHGCGIPCQPPSHDGYVRLVPSFGGWTSGCRCNRSCGGCRCEIFSKENPTCTIL, encoded by the exons ATGGCGGAG GCTACGATAATGGTGCTGAAGGACGTTGATCTAGGGTGTAAACGCTGTcacaagaagatcaagaaactGCTCAATAAAATTCCTG AAATACTAGACTGGACTTTCTTTGAGAAGGAAAACGCTGTGATGATCAAAGTGGTATCCAGCTCCCCTGAGAATATCAAAAAGCAGCTTCTCAGTGAAGGTGGCGAAACCATCAAGAAGATCGAGGTACTCGAGAAAAAACCTAAACCTCCAGCAGACAAGCCAAAAGGGGCCGAGGAAAAGCCACCGACTCCAGTACGAGGGTGCCCACCATTCTATCCAACTGGGGTGTGCTGTAACTGTAAGCCATGCTCTGAGGGGCGTGGTGGTAGCCCATGCCACCATGGCTGTGGGATTCCGTGCCAACCACCATCCCATGATGGATATGTGAGGCTAGTGCCATCCTTTGGTGGCTGGACTTCTGGGTGTCGCTGTAACAGAAGCTGTGGTGGTTGCCGCTGTGAAATCTTTAGTAAAGAAAATCCCACATGCACCATCCTGTGA